The Chitinophaga flava genome has a segment encoding these proteins:
- the cas7i gene encoding type I-B CRISPR-associated protein Cas7/Cst2/DevR, which translates to MAILNNITGALLIDATAAFLNGAGLSNGEDKNKVIPKTFWEKVNNRSEEVPYVSAQAWRRWLRDTTNEENNWSPSELRGIKESEKGSTNKIATELNPIDFPEDDLFGYMRSGKGKEETLQRTSPFKSSVLKGLRNMRTLSTDEAFVHLKDGTPLPYATKFYSTHLEGFFNLEYYRLGVYDNMGSRQELSAALLEKYKSSFRETTLHGKFKRYELKDAALTRKARAAGLLKGLGYMRGGAKQAAFGADVSPKVLILAGMESANPVFNNIFTGSGERPGINLDALREIARDYRHKLSTPVYVGIRAGYLQDEEKIKNLGDGFVVDSPLGVVHQFTVKHLHND; encoded by the coding sequence ATGGCAATATTAAACAACATTACCGGCGCATTACTGATAGACGCCACAGCCGCCTTTTTGAACGGAGCCGGCTTAAGCAACGGAGAAGATAAGAACAAAGTCATACCCAAAACATTCTGGGAAAAAGTAAATAATCGCTCGGAAGAAGTGCCTTATGTGTCTGCCCAGGCCTGGCGCCGCTGGTTGCGTGATACCACCAACGAAGAAAATAACTGGTCTCCCAGTGAGCTGCGTGGTATCAAGGAATCTGAAAAGGGCAGTACCAATAAAATCGCTACTGAACTTAATCCTATAGATTTTCCGGAAGATGATCTGTTTGGTTATATGAGAAGCGGAAAAGGAAAAGAAGAAACACTGCAACGGACATCTCCCTTTAAATCTTCTGTTCTCAAAGGCCTTCGCAATATGCGTACTTTAAGTACAGACGAAGCTTTTGTACACCTGAAGGATGGAACACCTTTGCCTTATGCTACAAAATTCTATTCCACCCATCTGGAAGGTTTTTTTAACCTCGAATACTATCGTTTAGGCGTTTACGATAATATGGGTAGCCGGCAGGAATTATCTGCAGCATTATTGGAAAAATATAAGAGTAGTTTCCGGGAAACAACCCTGCATGGCAAGTTTAAGCGGTATGAGCTGAAAGATGCTGCCCTTACCAGAAAGGCCAGGGCTGCGGGATTACTGAAAGGGCTGGGGTATATGCGTGGTGGCGCCAAGCAGGCTGCTTTTGGTGCCGATGTATCACCTAAAGTGCTGATCCTTGCCGGTATGGAATCTGCCAACCCGGTATTCAACAATATTTTCACCGGTAGTGGTGAACGGCCGGGTATCAATCTGGATGCATTGAGAGAAATAGCAAGAGATTATCGGCATAAGTTATCGACTCCTGTATATGTTGGCATTCGGGCCGGTTACTTACAGGACGAAGAAAAAATAAAAAACCTGGGTGATGGTTTTGTGGTAGACTCGCCATTGGGTGTGGTACATCAGTTTACCGTCAAACATCTGCATAATGATTAA
- a CDS encoding outer membrane beta-barrel protein, whose translation MMAATAHAQQPRPDSVPPPAVRQLSEISVIQQKALVERKADRIIYNVSSSVSAAGANSLEVLARVPGLRVTDNMIGLAGRGAMKVMVNGRMVPLTGEDLQRYLKSMSAGEIARVEVITNPSAAYDADGNAGLINIVTRRDRNQGLSGEVQAGLKRADYGGKPLYGVSNYGTVTAGGNFSYNTNKWSWYGNLNYDHGRFLEGFGIDLSYPRRYWTQTDTGNYKVRNLNLVLGTDYKISQKTTIGFNYNGSRTAYIGDDHVNNPLYSTGHLPDSVLKTYATYKPVAWSNGLNVHLVTRLDSIGRQMSIDADYFNYYRTDKSDFESQRYNPYGELLPDGITRYFDTNKQAINIYTLKADFQWPTRFANYAFGGKLSFIDNYSNVFYYNNIKDQLIYNKALSNEYDYTENTQALYVSAAKEIGKWKLNAGLRMEATQTKGISHIQDQTNSNDYVKLFPSFSAIWNYTTDNHLAFTFGKRINRPVFWDLNPYKSLTTAYSYLEGNPYLQPEYNSNFELSHSWKQRFTVAAFLNITNNGFNRITIATEDDNTVFTTPVNFLKIYRYGLSASATVQPWSWLESTNQLTAYNTDANSSHPLIANVRGLGMYLSTNNNISLNSDKTWQVAVNGWYQFPEIDHNGKSDAYYNVDLGIKTLCLQKRLSIALNAADLLRSSASVVHYTYGNIKQTFTHFQVNRNVRLTLTYKLGQSSRKREVRNTGNNEERQRL comes from the coding sequence ATGATGGCAGCTACAGCCCATGCACAGCAGCCCCGGCCGGATAGTGTGCCTCCGCCAGCTGTGCGGCAGTTGTCTGAAATTTCCGTGATACAGCAAAAAGCGCTGGTGGAACGGAAAGCAGACCGTATCATTTATAATGTGAGCAGCAGTGTCAGCGCTGCCGGCGCCAATAGCCTGGAAGTGCTTGCCCGGGTACCAGGGCTGCGGGTAACGGATAATATGATAGGCCTTGCGGGAAGAGGGGCCATGAAGGTGATGGTAAATGGCCGTATGGTGCCACTGACAGGGGAAGACCTGCAACGTTATCTCAAGTCCATGTCGGCCGGAGAGATCGCCAGGGTGGAAGTGATCACCAACCCTTCTGCTGCTTATGATGCAGATGGAAATGCCGGTCTGATCAATATCGTCACACGACGCGACAGAAACCAGGGCCTCAGCGGAGAAGTGCAGGCGGGCCTGAAACGCGCTGACTACGGCGGCAAGCCGCTGTATGGTGTTTCCAACTATGGTACCGTCACCGCTGGTGGAAACTTCAGCTATAATACTAACAAATGGTCCTGGTATGGCAACCTCAATTACGACCACGGACGTTTCCTCGAAGGCTTTGGTATAGACCTGTCTTATCCGCGCCGTTACTGGACACAAACGGATACAGGCAATTACAAGGTGCGCAACCTCAACCTGGTATTAGGCACAGATTACAAGATCAGTCAGAAAACAACCATCGGCTTTAACTACAACGGCAGCCGCACAGCCTACATTGGTGATGATCATGTGAACAACCCGCTCTATAGTACAGGCCATCTGCCGGATTCTGTATTGAAGACATACGCCACCTATAAGCCCGTGGCCTGGAGCAATGGCCTGAATGTGCATCTGGTTACCCGCTTAGATTCCATCGGCCGCCAAATGTCAATAGATGCAGACTATTTCAACTACTACCGTACCGATAAATCCGATTTTGAAAGCCAGCGCTATAATCCTTACGGAGAGCTGCTTCCGGATGGCATCACCCGTTATTTTGATACCAACAAACAAGCGATCAATATCTACACACTGAAAGCGGATTTTCAATGGCCCACGCGGTTTGCGAATTACGCCTTCGGCGGAAAGCTGAGCTTTATTGATAACTACAGCAATGTATTTTATTATAACAATATAAAAGACCAGCTGATTTATAACAAAGCACTGAGTAACGAATACGACTATACGGAAAATACGCAGGCATTGTATGTCAGCGCAGCTAAGGAAATAGGTAAGTGGAAACTCAATGCCGGCCTGCGGATGGAAGCCACCCAAACCAAAGGAATTTCCCATATACAGGACCAGACCAACAGCAACGACTATGTGAAATTATTTCCTTCCTTCTCAGCTATCTGGAACTATACAACAGACAATCATCTGGCCTTTACCTTCGGCAAACGGATCAACCGTCCGGTATTCTGGGACCTGAACCCTTATAAATCGCTGACCACGGCGTATAGTTATCTCGAAGGAAACCCTTACCTGCAGCCGGAATACAATAGTAATTTTGAATTGTCGCATAGCTGGAAACAACGTTTTACCGTAGCCGCTTTTCTGAATATCACTAATAATGGTTTTAACCGGATCACCATCGCTACGGAAGATGATAACACCGTATTTACCACTCCGGTGAACTTCCTGAAGATTTACCGTTACGGCTTGTCGGCCAGCGCCACCGTGCAGCCCTGGTCCTGGCTGGAAAGCACCAATCAGCTGACTGCCTATAATACAGACGCTAATTCATCTCATCCTTTAATCGCTAATGTGAGAGGGCTGGGCATGTATCTGTCTACCAACAACAATATCTCCCTCAACAGTGATAAAACCTGGCAAGTAGCCGTGAATGGCTGGTATCAGTTCCCTGAAATAGATCATAACGGAAAATCAGATGCCTATTATAATGTAGACCTGGGCATAAAAACCCTGTGCCTGCAGAAACGTTTGAGCATAGCCCTCAATGCCGCCGATCTGCTTCGTTCCAGTGCCAGTGTAGTTCATTATACCTATGGTAATATCAAACAAACTTTCACCCACTTCCAGGTGAATCGTAATGTTCGCCTTACCCTGACTTACAAGCTGGGCCAGTCATCCCGCAAGCGTGAAGTAAGGAATACAGGGAATAATGAGGAAAGACAAAGACTATAA
- the cas3 gene encoding CRISPR-associated helicase Cas3', with protein sequence MNADFYRQFIAKEDGTTLQEHTHRVRTAGANLLVRLPLTPEERNWLAPKLDNCCVLHDLGKIHLAFRNSFVTRLPFRHEIISLWFCENFLQLPLDERFAIATHHKSVIPHQKINISSALNIDQLKRDMQYHYHSNAEILTADVLKQWLELMELPMEIKTAEISLVIPREMRRTLQFNDQPNAVPDLKMRRQMSMMRALLMAADHIGSARLEEHIPTYTPIRIQDFQPQRNGVYFPFRQFQQRLQNTFTDAIVHAPTASGKTVAAQSWVYANQTTHARVFNLLPTTASCNAAALQWQRVFGKEKVTVLHSRTYSFYYEQLETENGADRRQAAWSASTLSAELFYPVKVATLHQLLMTAFKDKGWEFALIDYRNALFVIDEFHTYDALTMGLMIATVKLFRRVFNARFLFMSATIPAFMMNFMVKELFDGNEDCIVRPDPAFESDRQILNRKRHQLYCRPGTTILSDIPLIREYLRSHTVLLILNTVKAAQDLYEVFSDIATVQMLHGGLHEADRIDSEKKISHPDPAQRPRLLIATQAVEVSLQLDYDILFTENAPAEDLIQRLGRANREGEKTIHPIDYMTRLKHRTVPVYLYEHSIRKTPFYDSTVLADAWKTLYNLDTQELSEEDLVEVCNTVYSNGYNPIQQADFEQGLNSTVIRDFETQWVAGHHYDWIKSFIQNGHQKIEVLCGNLLELFNQKRLEKRFVEANQLLVSVYFYEAKKQVMHDDTAVIIAPDLEYVEGVGYKVRGA encoded by the coding sequence ATGAACGCTGATTTCTACCGGCAATTTATTGCCAAAGAGGATGGGACTACTTTACAGGAGCATACCCATCGCGTACGGACCGCAGGCGCCAACCTGCTGGTCCGCCTGCCACTTACACCTGAAGAAAGGAACTGGTTGGCGCCTAAACTGGATAACTGCTGTGTGTTGCACGATCTGGGTAAAATACACCTTGCTTTCCGAAACAGCTTTGTCACGCGTTTGCCTTTCCGTCATGAGATCATCTCTCTGTGGTTCTGTGAAAACTTCCTGCAATTGCCGCTGGATGAAAGGTTTGCTATCGCTACACATCATAAATCCGTCATCCCGCATCAAAAAATAAATATCTCTTCCGCACTCAATATTGATCAGCTCAAAAGAGACATGCAATACCATTATCACAGTAATGCGGAAATACTCACCGCCGATGTGCTGAAACAATGGCTGGAGCTGATGGAGCTGCCAATGGAGATCAAAACAGCGGAGATTAGTCTGGTGATCCCGAGAGAGATGCGTAGGACGTTACAGTTTAACGATCAGCCGAATGCCGTGCCAGACCTGAAGATGCGCCGGCAAATGTCGATGATGCGTGCGCTGCTGATGGCAGCAGATCATATCGGCTCTGCAAGACTGGAGGAACATATACCCACTTATACGCCTATACGAATACAGGATTTTCAGCCTCAGCGCAATGGCGTGTATTTTCCTTTCCGGCAGTTTCAACAGCGTTTGCAAAACACCTTCACAGATGCTATCGTACATGCGCCTACTGCCTCCGGTAAAACTGTGGCAGCGCAGAGCTGGGTATATGCTAATCAAACAACACATGCCCGCGTGTTTAATCTGTTGCCTACCACTGCCAGCTGCAACGCTGCGGCACTGCAATGGCAGCGTGTTTTCGGGAAAGAGAAGGTGACCGTATTACACTCCCGCACCTATAGCTTTTACTATGAACAACTGGAAACAGAAAACGGGGCAGACCGTCGCCAGGCTGCATGGTCAGCCAGCACTTTGTCTGCAGAATTGTTTTATCCTGTGAAAGTGGCTACCCTGCATCAATTACTGATGACCGCATTTAAAGATAAAGGATGGGAGTTTGCCCTGATCGACTATCGGAATGCTCTTTTTGTGATAGATGAATTTCACACCTATGATGCTTTGACGATGGGGCTGATGATAGCCACCGTTAAGCTTTTCAGGCGTGTGTTTAATGCCCGGTTTCTCTTTATGTCTGCCACTATTCCTGCTTTTATGATGAATTTTATGGTGAAGGAATTGTTTGATGGAAACGAAGACTGTATTGTTCGGCCAGACCCTGCTTTTGAATCAGACCGGCAGATACTGAACAGAAAACGGCATCAGCTCTATTGCAGGCCCGGAACGACCATCCTCAGCGATATTCCACTAATCAGGGAATATCTGCGCAGTCATACCGTGCTATTGATCCTTAATACTGTAAAGGCTGCACAGGATCTCTATGAAGTATTCAGTGATATTGCCACTGTTCAAATGCTTCATGGTGGCCTGCATGAAGCGGACAGGATAGACAGCGAAAAAAAGATCAGCCATCCTGATCCGGCCCAAAGACCAAGGCTGCTGATTGCGACACAGGCCGTGGAAGTCAGCCTGCAGCTGGATTACGATATCCTCTTCACAGAAAACGCACCCGCCGAAGATCTGATACAACGCCTGGGTCGTGCCAACCGGGAAGGTGAGAAAACAATCCATCCCATTGATTATATGACGCGGCTGAAACACCGCACAGTACCCGTTTATCTCTACGAACATTCCATTCGTAAAACACCGTTCTACGATAGCACCGTATTAGCAGATGCCTGGAAAACCTTGTACAACCTGGATACACAGGAGTTGTCAGAAGAGGACCTGGTAGAAGTATGTAACACCGTATACAGCAATGGCTACAACCCCATACAACAAGCCGATTTTGAACAGGGACTGAACAGCACCGTTATCCGTGACTTTGAAACTCAATGGGTGGCCGGCCATCACTACGACTGGATCAAATCATTTATTCAAAACGGCCATCAAAAGATAGAGGTGCTTTGCGGAAACCTGCTGGAATTATTCAATCAGAAACGCCTGGAGAAACGGTTTGTAGAAGCCAATCAGTTATTGGTGTCAGTATATTTTTATGAAGCCAAAAAGCAGGTGATGCATGATGATACTGCAGTGATCATTGCACCGGACCTGGAGTATGTGGAGGGAGTAGGGTATAAGGTGCGGGGAGCATAA
- a CDS encoding TolC family protein: MKVLSMLCCIMMLGGQLKAQEEALTIERCYTLARDNYPLIKQYDLIVRTNQYTVANAGKLYLPQLTVTGQASYQSQVINFSDVFPPIPGLHPPVLSKDQYKVQAEITQQIYDGGVTKLQQEASRANEKVQQQNLEVNLYAVRERVTQLYFSILLMDAQLQQNALRRADLQTAADKMKAALANGVAYRSNVDELLAEIVNADMMTTEFRANRKAYLKMLSTFINQPLNDSTVLTSPAATSPQQNINRPELALYDFQKKTYDVQERQLKSAYLPRLSAFLQGAYGRPTLNIVENNFGTWWMGGVRLNWSLGSLYSLKNNRQLMEINRRILEVNKQTFLFNTTLTMQQQQQDIDKYVALMEQDDDAIRLRSSVRKSAQAQLDNGVVTVHEYISQLNAENLAKQSRILHQLQWLQAQYNYKNTSGN, translated from the coding sequence ATGAAAGTATTAAGCATGCTTTGTTGTATCATGATGTTGGGCGGGCAGTTGAAAGCGCAGGAAGAAGCACTGACCATTGAAAGATGTTATACGCTGGCGAGGGATAATTATCCACTCATTAAGCAGTATGATCTGATAGTCCGCACCAATCAGTATACAGTTGCCAATGCAGGAAAGTTATACCTGCCACAGCTCACGGTTACGGGGCAGGCCAGTTATCAGTCGCAGGTGATCAACTTTTCGGATGTGTTTCCGCCTATTCCGGGTCTTCATCCGCCGGTGCTGAGTAAGGACCAGTACAAGGTACAAGCCGAAATAACACAACAGATCTATGATGGCGGGGTGACGAAGTTGCAGCAGGAAGCCAGCAGGGCCAACGAAAAAGTGCAGCAGCAGAACCTGGAGGTAAACCTGTACGCTGTGCGGGAAAGAGTGACCCAGTTATATTTTTCTATTCTGCTGATGGATGCTCAGTTGCAGCAGAATGCCCTCCGCAGGGCTGATCTGCAGACCGCTGCCGATAAAATGAAGGCAGCCCTGGCTAACGGTGTCGCCTATAGGAGTAATGTAGATGAGCTGCTGGCGGAAATTGTAAACGCGGACATGATGACCACCGAATTCAGGGCTAACCGTAAAGCCTATCTGAAAATGTTGTCCACCTTCATCAACCAACCGCTAAACGACAGTACGGTATTGACTTCTCCGGCGGCAACCAGTCCACAACAAAATATCAACCGCCCCGAACTGGCCTTATACGACTTCCAGAAAAAAACATATGATGTACAGGAGCGACAGTTGAAATCTGCTTATCTACCTCGTCTGTCTGCTTTTCTGCAGGGTGCTTATGGAAGACCGACGCTGAACATCGTGGAAAATAATTTCGGTACCTGGTGGATGGGCGGTGTGCGGCTCAACTGGTCATTGGGTAGTCTCTACTCCCTGAAGAACAATCGCCAGCTGATGGAAATCAACCGTCGTATCCTGGAGGTGAACAAACAAACCTTCCTCTTCAATACCACTCTCACTATGCAACAGCAACAGCAGGATATTGATAAGTACGTTGCATTGATGGAACAGGATGATGATGCCATCCGCCTGCGCTCATCAGTGCGCAAATCAGCACAGGCGCAGCTGGACAATGGTGTCGTTACCGTTCATGAATATATCTCCCAGCTCAATGCGGAAAATCTCGCAAAACAGTCCCGTATCCTGCACCAGCTGCAATGGCTGCAGGCACAGTATAACTATAAAAACACTTCCGGTAACTGA
- a CDS encoding TetR/AcrR family transcriptional regulator, giving the protein MATGKKEKDTSTEEKILAAARIVFTKKGYAATKVRDIAAEADINLSLVNYYFRSKEKLFEVVMAEAVQKLVFEIAGVFNDEQLSVLEKVSKAVNYYIDLLLENPDFPLFLVNEIIGGEDMFSRAAQQHVLFKSHLFRQLFEMQKEGRLKVHPVHIMMNVIGMVVMPFLAKPLLERNELVKNEEFRALMNERRTLIPLWLKGMLG; this is encoded by the coding sequence ATGGCAACCGGAAAGAAAGAAAAGGATACCAGCACGGAGGAGAAGATATTGGCGGCGGCCCGCATCGTATTCACTAAAAAGGGCTATGCTGCTACCAAAGTGCGGGATATAGCAGCGGAAGCGGATATTAACCTTTCGCTGGTGAACTACTATTTCCGCAGCAAAGAGAAGTTGTTTGAGGTGGTAATGGCGGAAGCTGTGCAGAAGCTGGTTTTTGAGATCGCGGGTGTTTTTAATGATGAACAGCTGAGCGTACTGGAAAAGGTTAGTAAAGCAGTGAATTATTATATCGATCTATTGCTGGAGAATCCTGATTTTCCGCTGTTCCTGGTGAATGAGATTATTGGAGGCGAAGATATGTTTTCACGGGCAGCGCAGCAGCATGTGTTGTTTAAATCGCATTTATTCCGGCAGTTGTTTGAGATGCAGAAGGAGGGTAGACTGAAAGTGCATCCGGTGCATATAATGATGAATGTGATAGGGATGGTAGTGATGCCCTTTCTTGCAAAGCCGCTGCTGGAGCGTAATGAATTGGTGAAGAACGAGGAGTTCAGAGCACTGATGAATGAAAGAAGAACACTTATTCCGCTTTGGCTGAAGGGAATGCTGGGGTAA
- a CDS encoding FAD-binding and (Fe-S)-binding domain-containing protein translates to MNIANELKKILPDKRIKSRYIDVISFASDAGFYHLVPKAVVQPVSEQEIIALFHFSREYRIPLVFRTGGTSLSGQSITDGILVDLSQYWNKIQIEEDGNTVRVQPGITGAMVNTYLKKYRRKIGPDPSSINSAMMGGILSNNSSGMCCGVALNSYHTTRYIRFIMPDGNTFNTEHKSDYARFEMECAPLFVSLANFRDQIAANPALHDRIRYKYQTKNTVGYSLNAFIDYHHPLDIMAHLLIGAEGTLAFIAEAVMDTVPDYAYKSTALLYFPTIYAACQAIVPLTNAGALMVELMDRASLRAVEDMDGMPAIVKTLPETAAALLIEFQEESQAALDARVNGFMAAASSLDMSEPPVFTTDPAEQAFFWKIRKGLFPAVGAVRASGTTVILEDIAFPVAKLGDAISDIQQLFVQYKYDNAIIFGHAKDGNIHFVVTQSFNTPDEITRYDLFMQDVVALVVNKYDGTLKAEHGTGRNMAPFVETEWGGEAYEIMKSIKEATDPHNLLNPGVIINSDARAHLKNLKELPSVEEEVDRCIECGYCEHKCPSRDITTTPRRRIVIRRVLKQLENAGDKEHYKLLLDQYQYDGMETCAVDGLCATACPVDINTGDLIKRLRRENHSPTANKVALYVAKNFKTTEWAVRTAIQAGTGINKLFGKHTMSQLTKGLRKIVPAMPLWSEQLQQAPNLDILKSKQTAGTSDSATIVYFPACISRMLGTYEGKSKNLMETFMSVCQKSGISVVVPDNLGGTCCSQIFSSKGYKDAYQHTANHIVEKLWGDTRQGTLPVVIDVSSCAYTLHHIRPTLTAENKEKFDQLRILDSVDFLHDYVLPKVTAVRKKKSIALHPVCSLEKMKTSHKFLRVANHFAEEVIVPKYAGCCGMAGDRGFLFPELTESATRPEATEIKTEEHDGYYSSTKTCEIAMSAAVKKNYESVLYLVDEGL, encoded by the coding sequence ATGAACATAGCAAATGAACTGAAGAAGATCTTACCTGATAAACGTATCAAGTCCAGGTATATAGACGTAATATCTTTTGCGTCCGATGCAGGCTTTTACCACCTGGTACCTAAAGCCGTTGTACAGCCGGTGAGTGAACAAGAGATCATCGCCTTATTCCATTTTTCCCGGGAATACCGGATACCGCTCGTTTTCCGGACAGGAGGCACCAGCCTCTCCGGACAGTCTATCACCGACGGTATCCTTGTAGACCTGAGCCAGTACTGGAACAAAATACAGATAGAAGAAGACGGCAATACTGTGAGGGTACAACCCGGCATCACCGGTGCTATGGTCAATACCTACCTGAAAAAATACCGCCGCAAGATAGGACCCGATCCGTCCAGCATCAACTCTGCCATGATGGGCGGTATCCTCTCCAACAACTCCAGTGGTATGTGTTGCGGCGTAGCGCTCAACTCCTATCATACCACCCGTTATATCCGGTTCATAATGCCTGATGGCAATACTTTCAACACAGAGCATAAAAGCGACTATGCCCGTTTTGAAATGGAATGTGCGCCGCTGTTTGTGAGCCTCGCCAACTTCCGTGACCAGATCGCCGCCAATCCTGCTTTGCACGACAGGATACGGTATAAATACCAGACTAAAAATACAGTGGGTTATTCGCTGAATGCCTTCATCGACTATCACCATCCGCTGGATATCATGGCCCATCTGCTGATAGGAGCAGAAGGTACCCTTGCCTTCATCGCCGAGGCAGTAATGGACACCGTGCCGGACTACGCTTATAAATCCACCGCACTGCTCTACTTCCCTACTATCTACGCCGCCTGCCAGGCCATCGTGCCACTTACCAATGCAGGCGCTCTGATGGTGGAACTGATGGACCGTGCCTCCCTCCGCGCCGTAGAAGATATGGACGGTATGCCCGCCATCGTGAAAACCTTGCCGGAAACAGCCGCTGCGCTGCTGATAGAATTCCAGGAAGAAAGCCAGGCTGCTCTCGACGCCCGTGTCAACGGTTTCATGGCCGCCGCCTCTTCCCTCGATATGTCTGAACCACCGGTATTCACTACCGATCCGGCCGAACAAGCCTTCTTCTGGAAAATACGTAAAGGGCTGTTCCCCGCCGTAGGCGCCGTACGCGCCAGCGGCACCACCGTTATCCTCGAAGATATCGCCTTCCCTGTAGCCAAGCTGGGAGACGCCATCTCCGATATACAGCAACTGTTCGTTCAATACAAATACGACAACGCCATCATCTTCGGCCATGCTAAAGACGGTAACATACACTTTGTGGTGACCCAGTCTTTCAACACGCCCGATGAGATTACCCGTTACGACCTCTTCATGCAGGACGTAGTGGCCCTTGTGGTGAATAAATATGACGGCACCCTGAAAGCCGAACATGGCACCGGCCGCAACATGGCGCCCTTCGTGGAAACAGAATGGGGTGGAGAAGCCTACGAGATCATGAAAAGTATCAAAGAGGCCACAGATCCGCATAACCTGCTCAATCCCGGTGTTATCATCAACAGCGATGCCCGCGCACACCTGAAGAACCTGAAAGAGCTGCCTTCCGTGGAAGAAGAAGTGGACCGCTGTATCGAATGTGGCTATTGTGAACACAAATGCCCCAGTCGCGATATCACCACCACACCCCGCAGAAGGATCGTTATCAGAAGAGTACTCAAACAACTCGAAAACGCAGGCGACAAAGAACACTATAAATTATTGCTCGACCAATACCAGTACGATGGCATGGAAACCTGTGCAGTAGATGGCCTTTGCGCCACCGCCTGCCCTGTGGATATCAACACCGGAGACCTTATCAAAAGACTCCGCCGCGAAAACCACTCTCCCACGGCCAATAAAGTCGCACTGTATGTAGCCAAAAATTTCAAAACCACAGAATGGGCCGTCAGGACCGCTATTCAGGCTGGTACCGGTATCAATAAGCTCTTCGGCAAACATACTATGTCGCAGCTCACCAAAGGACTGCGGAAAATAGTGCCCGCCATGCCACTGTGGTCTGAGCAGCTGCAACAGGCTCCCAATCTGGATATCCTGAAATCAAAGCAAACAGCTGGCACCAGCGATAGCGCTACCATCGTTTATTTCCCGGCCTGTATCTCCCGTATGCTCGGCACCTACGAAGGGAAATCCAAAAACCTCATGGAAACCTTCATGAGCGTATGTCAGAAATCCGGTATCAGTGTAGTCGTGCCCGATAATCTCGGCGGCACCTGCTGCAGCCAGATCTTCTCTTCCAAAGGATATAAGGATGCTTACCAGCATACCGCTAACCATATCGTGGAAAAACTCTGGGGCGATACCCGCCAGGGCACGCTGCCAGTGGTGATAGATGTCAGCTCCTGCGCTTATACCCTGCATCATATCAGACCCACCCTCACTGCTGAGAACAAGGAAAAATTCGATCAACTTCGTATACTCGACAGCGTAGACTTCCTGCATGACTACGTACTGCCTAAAGTAACCGCTGTCCGCAAGAAAAAAAGCATCGCCCTGCATCCTGTATGTTCACTGGAAAAAATGAAGACCAGCCACAAGTTCCTTCGTGTGGCCAACCACTTCGCCGAAGAAGTAATTGTGCCTAAATACGCCGGTTGCTGCGGCATGGCCGGTGACCGTGGATTCCTGTTCCCGGAACTAACGGAATCGGCTACACGTCCGGAAGCTACAGAAATAAAAACAGAGGAACATGATGGTTATTATTCTTCCACCAAAACATGCGAAATAGCCATGTCTGCCGCTGTGAAGAAAAACTATGAATCTGTGCTGTATCTGGTAGATGAAGGGTTGTAA